The region TTAGTTATTTACCGTATGCATTTGTGTTATTACCAGATATGGCACTGCTGGGCTCCACTGTGGATAATGTGGTCAGAGACTCTGGAGAAAAGGTGTAGAAGGAACCACTGCATTGCACACCTAGCAGGACACATTAAATACAAACAATATAGATTCATAGGAGCCTAGTTGACACGACTTCAGtgaatatgcatacacacattcaaacatgtCTCACTTCTACATTTATGTCGGAAGAAATCTGTCCTGCGCGACCaagaataaacaaacaaatgcagcGGATGTATTCAATTCTGTTATATAAGTAATAGAAAATATGAATCTTCACTGGATATATGTGTATTTTTAATTAATGAATTTACGGATTTAGCATTCACATATTATGAACATATCAAGTAAATTAACATACTATTGtcaattataaatataattcCGTCTTACATTAAGCTTTGGTGAAAGTCGAAAGCAATCAAGTACGTAAAACATCCAACTGAACAGGAACCCCCCGGCCCCCGAGCACCACTGCTCTACGTGTGCGCTCCCCCTGCGACGCTGTACCGTTCTCCTGCAGGGCCCCGGACCACGGCCGGCTGCCCGCCGCCGTGGCGTAGTACTGCAGCTCCGTGAGGGGGCCGTGGGGGTGCGTGTTGGGGGGCTGCAGTGGGTGCTGCTCCGCCTGGGGGTACTCCCTCCAGTCCCTGCTGTCCTGGGACGACCCGTAGCCCGACACctgggggttgggtggggtggggggggtggatggagaagaggaggtgggggtggcgggGTATGGGTTACTTTGTTGTTCTGACCTTATAAGcaaattcgatttttttttaatgaatttcTGGATTTATGAATTATTTCCCTCGGTGAGGACTTGTACCTGGTTCGTTGAAGGAACGTAGGTCGGGATGTAGCCATGGGGATTCATACGCGCTTGtggctcctccatgttgcccaACTTGGCACCTGTAGTATAACACCACAAAATGTTTACTGAGGGCCACACACATTAATAACGCATGAGAATCGTATTTAAGAATTATAAAATGACAaactgtatttatgtatttatatatataggtgtGTATCCTAGTTATGTGCACCATGTGGGGCCTATTGCTATTTCCATCCATTCAGAGGACGAGAAGAGTGTCAGAGTAAATGATTTGCCATGTGTCAGTGACACTTACTTAGCATGCCCCATCGTAAATCACTTATCTTATTTTAGTCACGACTTATTACTTTTTTTCCGAGAAATTCAAAATACACCTTGATCAAAAGATTACACGATCCGAAGAATAAATGCATATATAAATTCACATACATGTAAATATATACCTAACAGCTCTGTTGTCATACACGTCATTGTTGCGCGCTAAAGTCGAGGGGTAGAGGTTGTGTATTTGGCGTGGTGTGCACTCTGCACTTGTTAACCAAAGCTCTCTAAAAAAAGCTTACCCCGGTCTGTTTGGATGCTATTGGCTTCCTTTGGGCTTCCTGCCTCTAGAGACCGAGGCCAGCACACAGCGGTGGCTGTACACATGCGTTATGTCGCTGCCAAAAGCCTAGAAACGACGTGCAACCCAAACTCTCCCTTCAGACATGCACCAGAAGGCATGGCGCTAGCAATGTGCTTGcatggagaagggggggggggggggggggggggggggggtgttgaagAGATGGGTGATATAGGGGTGTAGGTGTGTTGGCCCATGAGGTCTCTACACAAGAGGCTGTTTTATGcagaacgtttttttttgtttttgtaaagtgttcgtgtgtgtctctatgggTGTTTTCACGTCAGTGTGTGAACGCCTTGGAAAGGTTTAACCATGACCACAGAGTTGCCCCGCTTTGTCACGCTGCactgtgtgggtatgtgtgcgtacgtgtgagtgtgagtatgtgtgtaacTGCACGCAATCGGGGAAGTCTGCACATCTGTACAATTAATGTGTCTTCTCATGACGAAAGCCATCTGAATATTGCAGACACTTTATTGATGGGCTTGCCTCTTTTGACCCCCTCGGGAATGATTCTGTAGACTTTGTAGGGTTCGGAGATGTCCAGCTGGCTTCTGTCCACCAGCTCGTCAAAGTCGTTGCTTTTGTTCAGAGCACACCGTAGACGGGTTTTCCATGTGGGGGGGTCCGGTTTGTCCACACCTTCTTTGTATTTGCCCTTGAAAAGTGCCCAGGCCTGCAACCACATAGGCATCACATCATCAATTCACATGGCTTGGGATTATCTTCTTTTGATATAGGCTACTCTTAATGTCTCAACTATGGAATTATTTCTTTGCATGCGTTTACGTCGTAAGTATGTTTTGGTCTCATATTGTCGGTATTCAATGACTGATATTAAGTTGACTTTATTTGTAGTGAACACATTCGCAATATCCACATGTTTAGACGCCCGCAAATGCACAAGTGATGGTGTTAGCCGTCttcaaagtaaaataaataataaaaccatCAAAATCGTaaatactttaaaaaagtacTAAAATGCACCTATTAAATTACGATTACGTCTAGTAGTTACCTACCTATTGAACAACTGCGGCTATTCCTGAAGTTAACGCTGAAGATGAATGCTGAAGTTCAGAATTATATATTTGTCTTACCTTGAAAAGCGCAGCATCCTCATCTCTGTTGTAATCTTGTTTGCCCGCATGCTTCCACGGTATCCTGAAAATGGATTTCTCCACATTCTCCCAAACCAAGCCCAGGTAGCTCTTGCTGTCAATCTGATCGATCAGCCACTGTCTAAGCTTCCCGTTGCCGCAACTGACAGACAGGTTGACGTCCTCCTCGAAATGCATCTCTGTTCAAACACCACGAGATTAGGCAAAGTAAAATTAAAGTATCAGAAGTTTTACATCAGCTTAACAGAAAATGTTATTTGACCTCGAAAATAATCAAAGACCCTCAAGCATTTTCAACTTGGGTCTCAATCAAGTTCGCAACCAGGATGAGCTTCTTCTAGATCAGGCGAACGCATCTGATTGGTGTCTGTGATGTCCTTTTCTTTAATGATGCCACCCACCCCTCGTGCACTGTCTCCATTAGGGGAGGAGCTAAGAGAGTCCGACGTCCCTGATCAATGAGATGCAACCACTCGGCATCACCACGTGGTGATCTCGTCTGAAGTGATACAGTGTTGGCGCCAGCAAAGCCTTGCAATGGGGAATCCCTCGCATGACATCTGTAGTGTGGGAAGCATACGTTATAGGTAGGCCTGAAAGAGTAAAGCCAAGCACTGTAGTGTACTCTCAAGTAAATCattctgtcgtgttttactaTTGAGCGAGCTGGATGCAATTAAGATTGTGTGTCGTCTAAAATAACAAGTGATTGACAAGTGAAGATGATGTAAAATCATGCAACTTTACTTTGTCGGTATCGCTGCCCTCTAGTGACCATTAACAGGCACGCATTATATACATGTCCAACAATATTTGAAACTGTTTAGtacgtttcatttatttaaagctttcaggacaaaaacaaacaaggagGTAAAAAATGCTAAACAATTTACCAAAAAGCAAGAGATTGATAAAGTTGCTATTTTTTAATGCTGTCCTGAAAGAGGAAACCAGGAGAACAATTTGAAAACAGGTCCACCAATAATTCCTCTCAGCCTTGCATACCATCGgcaaccacactcacactgatTTCACttcacacaataacacaaaataGATATTATTTtgacaacattaaaaaaagacatGAATAAATTAGGgaaaacagtaggcctaccaaaAGGCATCACTTAAAAGACTCCAAAGCATTTTAACAATCTCCCTTGATGTGGACTCATCCCACATCACGAGTCCATCGTCATCACAAATCTAGTCAATAGATGAAACGTCAGTCTTTAACACCATCTGCGCTTGTGCTTCCCAGGTCATGGCGTTCCAGTGCTCGCATCGGAGTGGCGCTCCGGTGTGGCTAGGACGGAGCTCCGCTGgtccccggggcccggggccttaCAGGCCAGCAGGGCGCGTATGTCAGAGGAGTCATTGAAGGGGTTGTCTTTGTATTCCTCCAGCAGCCACACCCTGAACTACACCAACAGAGGAGGGGAAGGTTAGTCGTTTTAGTGTCTCCCTGAGAGGTTAGGTTTTTATTAGCACCGGTGTTTGATTcctagggcttgtacatcagaatgcatcatggggaTTTTTTGGTGTGTGATGCGCCATTTTGTGAGACCTTGTGATAGTTGTAGTTAAAGTATAACTATAActataaaaataagaataaccGTAACCTCGGATAATCACAACTTTGTTTTGCCACGTCATGCATGAGAAACGTCACGATTAAAgactaaacaatgaccaaaacacCACTCCAACCAACAACATTCCCATGctcctatgcttccaaaatggtGGCGGTCAATCGCAATGTGACATCGCAGCGTATAGGCCCTGAAGCTCATCTGCTCTCTGTCCAGTTGCTTCCCCCGGGGCTGTGCAGCACTTTCCATTTGTATTTAGTTAGCCGAAGTTTGATTAATTCCCGGCCTCAATTGTCCATCGCAGGATAAAAGCTCTAAAAAGGACTTGGTTCAAACCCCATCTCTCAAATTCAACTCATTTCTAGCCTGTAGTCGAGTGTTGCCTGCCGTGCCGAGCATTCCTCTTGAACCATGGggtcccctcacctctcccgcCTGGGTGGCCTCAAACTCCTGGAGCTGCCTCTGGAAGCCCAGGTTGGGCCCCGCGCAGGGCCGTGCCGCCTTCACGGCCGCCAGCGCCTCCTGCCAGCCCATCCCGGTCACCGTCATGATGTAGGCCACCACCAGGGTCACGCTGCGGGACACGCCTGCCAGGCTGAACCGACCAATAGGAGCCACGGGACCAGGTGAGGAGAAAGAAGGAGGAGTCACGTGGAAGAACACTCGCGCGTAAACTACATTACCCATGAGTCCATCTGGGTACGACCAGGTGATTTGTAAGCCATCCACCGACAAGACTATACCTATGAcctatgaccccccccccgccccacatcACACAGCTGCTTACATTTTCTATCTGATCATTGACATGTTTACCTTTCAAATAGTGTAGTTGTACAATATTAAGTATGATACAATCTGtaaacatggtgtgtgtgtgtgtgtgtgtgtgtgtgtgtgtgtgtgtgtgtgtgtgtgtgtgtgtgtgtgtgtgtgtgtgtgtgtgtgtgtgtatccaagtGTGTGTATCCACGTGTCTGTATGCACGTGTGCTTGTACATTAAGTACATTAATTAACTCATTTTGACCACTGGGGCCAGGCATTTTGGAACTGCCATCAATGGGAACCAAGCGTTTATGTGCTGCTTTTGTGTCTCTCGTCATCACCACATTCTCTTTGTTATTGCCGCGAGCACCACGTGTTATCAATGGGGTCTGGGCTCCGACCAAAATGGCGTCACAGCCTGCAAAAGGACCTCAAACACGCATAGCTTTTCCTGGTGGAGCCTGGGCCGGAGCAGGCTTAGAGGAGCCCATTAAACAAACCGTTGTTTGTCCGCTCCGCTCAGCCTTCTTGCCTTAAGAAGACATTTGATATATTATTGGGAAGTTCAAAAATAACCTTCTGCTTATCTTTAAGCCAACTCTGCCTCGAAAAGTCACACATGGCTTCACTCGTGTGCACttggctgaacacacgttcgTACACTGTGTTATTCTCCGAATCACAATACGCATTAGGGTATTATCATGTTACCTCTCACACTTTTGAATTGGTGTATTCTTCTTGGCTATTCTTGTAACCTGCGTGCAGAGCCTTGATTCTGACCCTGGTGTTGGGCTGGCCGATATTTCAGCTCATGTGGTTTCATGAGGAAATTAAGTGGTTAATCCAACATTTATGAGAAGCATACCCTTGCAAGGCCTGCATTAGATGTGGGAAATGTATTCAGATCTTTTGgtgaaggggtaacactttgtAACAAGGGTACACAAATTAACCATTATTTTAcaacagtaataagcattataaCATAGTATTAGCATAGAGGTAAGGGTTAGTGGGGTAGGGTCAAGTCCAACCctatcaaagtaaaaaaaaaacaacgtagtTATTATGAGCAACATTAGTAAATAAAGTTAGTTTATGCTTATTACTAACTTAACAAATGTTAATTATTGGTTAATATACCTCTGTACATGAATGTGTACCTTTAATGAAAAGTGTGCCTTTGAAAGTGACAATAGTTTACTTTAAACTATAGTAAAACAATATTTTGTCAACCGTATCTGATTTAAAATGTCATCTTATTTTGATGCCATTGTCTATGCAAAACTATCGCTCAAGGGCAGGGCCAGAGGTCCCCAGTCGAGCAGGTGTAGATACGCCTTCCTGTTTACCACAGCCCGCCTCGACACGGTTCACAGGTTTACTCGAATGACAATAGTCGAGCACAGCTGGTCCCTGCAAACAGGCGACATCACAAAGTAGTGTGGGCGCTAGAATGAGATTCCCCCTCGTCCATTTAACGCAAGACCACACAAGCAAAATGTCTGGTATCGATTGAATGGAACAGTCTTTTGGAAGGGAGTGGCCTAGGCTGGGGCCTGTTATCGTGGGGATGGTGAACTCTCactatcgcccagccctaccctgGTGCACGGATCCACCATGTGGCGGTGCGTCTCACCAGTGAACGAGACAGCCCTCCCCCTTCAGCCGCGACTCGTGCATGAACATGATGCTCTGTCTAAAGTGCTGGGTTCTGCaggggacacaaacacaatcatgcTGTTTTAAAGGAGCACTTAGCACAACAATTATTTTGTTCTCCTTTGAAAATAATGGAACTACAAAGAGTAGAATGCATTAGAATAGGGTGTGGAATCATTTCAGATTGAATCTTTTCTGGGCAGTTTACATATGTAGAAAACGTTTGTAGACACGTTGCTTATCAAACCAGGAATCAGGGGGTGTCAGTCTCTCGTTGAAGAGACCACTGACAAACAAGTGCTTCTACTctgtgcaaatatgttttttgcagtgtgtgcaagtgtgtgtgtgtgtgcgcacacttttgtgcatgcatgtgtggatCTAAAAAAGGGTGCTCATGTATGAATAGAACGTGTATTTGACCAATACAAACAGAATAAATTGTTGGGTTCTTCAACAGGTTTTCTGATCCCAATTAGCATGTATTCAAAGCCAGTGAaacggtgagtgtgtgtgaaagcaTATCATTTTCATGCACACTGAGCAGGAGATGAACCCCAGACTCCCACACAGTGCAGTATCAGATGGGTATCGGTGCATCTCACTGTTGTTCTCTACGGTCCCTAACGGTCCGCGGTTGCCACTTACAGGTTTTGTGTAGGCAGGTCAGCTGCTGAAATGCAGAGATAGGTCATCTCCTGAGAACACAAAGTACATTTGTTTGTCGTAGTAAACCCGGGCCACATTCGCACaggcacatacgcacacgcacgcacacgcacacgcacgcacacacgcacacgcacacacacacacacacacacacacacacacacacacacacactttacataaCAATTCATCATTATTGTGGCATGTATActctacaacaacaacacagtaataataatgcatGTGTTTTGAATACTTGAATTTTGAGCACTGAACAATGAACATTCAGTGTTGGACTGATGCAGACAATCGTAACATCGTCTATGATTTCATTTCACATATTTTTATCACTGGCCATATTTAAATCTGTCGTCATCTTAACCATGCACCGACTTTATAACAGATGAAATGCCAACCGAATCAAtagaataaacacacaaaaaaaaaagccagtaCCGAAGCCAGAGTTTCCGCCTACTCTACTCTCAAACAACGAACCGTCAAGCCACACTGATAATCACACCAACTGGAGGGGAAGCCACGGTTCACACTCATACGTGCATGCCAGAACGCACATCTCAAccatctctctgtatgtcttttGTATATCCTCATTGAGGAGAAAACAGTGCGACTGCTGTTCCAGAATTACCTGACAGACCGGTCCCCAGTGATACCACGTCACATGGTtggtttctcacacacacagagccacatagtgtttaggacccagggaaagacacacacactctgccgtGGATGGACTCACGCTGCCCTGGTTTGCATTCTGATAAGCAGGGCAGCACTTTGTACCGTATGAGTAAGCGAGCGTGAACATGTCTGAGGTGAGACGGTGAGAGGTCAGTCTTACTGGTAAGATGGGTGCCGCACTGTCGTGTACAGACAGGATATGGGTGATGTTGTTGCGCGCCAACTGCTCCCTGTCCCTCGCATCTGGGACAAAttggacaaaacaaaacataaaacctATGTGAAACAACCACGGGGGGAAATATAGGACAGGGGATTATAAGGAAACATTAAACCACCTTTGAAATTTCCCAAGTACAGATCGGGCAGGATCTGTGGAGAGATAATAATGCGGGGAGAAGTTAAGTACCCTTGTTGGAATAGTAAGGGGTATATTTAGAAGACGCTTACAACAGCTGAGCGAGCTATAACAACTGATAGACGTCATACTGCAAAATAGCCAGTAGGGCGACCATTAGACACCTTAATAAAGTACCATGTACCCATCGCTCTGCTGCGGGTTTCACGCCAACATTACCTTTCAACACTTGTAAACTTTTAGAATAAACAGGCAACAACAATTATGTCGCCTAAAAAGGCGCATCACACGTGCACTACCAAAGTGTCACACATATTTCCATGGCTCTATGGACTAGTTCAGCTGGATTTGACAACAAACCACACAATGGATCACCCGTGTGGGTTCACGGTTCGGACTTTAAACACCACGCCGCAGCTCACGTACCTTATTCAGACCATTACCCATTCTGCAAGACGTCGCTGGGAGAAAAGATGCTCACGCGAGTTTCCCCCTCTTTGCCACAGCAGCGATCCGAGCTCTGGACGGCTTCCCCGACGTCAGCGTCGGTGTCGGTGTCGCGTTTGCACCGAAACCAACCGGAGCACAGCAGGGAGCACAGCAGAGGGAGCTCGCGACGAGACGCTCCCGGTGTCCCTCCTCATGGAGATTGGAGAATGGGATTTGTAGTTTGGTGTAATCAGAAGTCACAGGAGACAGGGGGGGCGTCGCCAGAATGTATCAGTATGTTGTGCGTTATCAGTGTTTTAGCGACGATGTGTTCAATTGACTATCAGTTGTATCTGCGCACGTGCACaagcgcacgcatgcacacacacacacgcacacacacacacacacacacacacacacacacacacacacacacacacacacacattcatacatgcCTACATACAAAGGCTACATacctacatatatataggcctacacacacacacatacatacacgcactaCATACCACGGGTTGCTTAGCTATGCTTAAGAGAGGAATTGTAGATGGTGTTTATGGCGTACTTAATATAGAGAAAGCTCTTCGGTCGTAAATAATATACACATGACGTGATATTActataaatgtaggcctatctcaTCCAGGGATAAAATGTCAAGAATAGCATGTCATCCACTCATAATTAATTAAAACAACATAGACAAGGCTATGTACGACGGTCGATATATGCACAAATGTAGTCTGTTCTGTATGTCATTGCATGTAAATAGTCGTTTTAATAGGCTTCTGCTTTAAGCCTTCTACGTGAGGTTACCCGGTAAACTTATTCTGGGTCTACAAACGCTACCGTAATTCCGCAGATAAAGTGGCCTAACAAAAGGAACGGAACTTAACCGCAGTAGGTGCTGTAAGATATCGTCTGTTTTTGGCTTTTCTATTTTGCTTATATTCCGTTATGTTATGATACCCTTTTTCCCTTCAGTGTATTTGGCGCCCCCAGCGCTCTCATACATGTT is a window of Gadus macrocephalus chromosome 8, ASM3116895v1 DNA encoding:
- the dusp22b gene encoding dual specificity protein phosphatase 22-B; protein product: MGNGLNKILPDLYLGNFKDARDREQLARNNITHILSVHDSAAPILPEMTYLCISAADLPTQNLTQHFRQSIMFMHESRLKGEGCLVHCLAGVSRSVTLVVAYIMTVTGMGWQEALAAVKAARPCAGPNLGFQRQLQEFEATQAGEFRVWLLEEYKDNPFNDSSDIRALLACKAPGPGDQRSSVLATPERHSDASTGTP
- the irf4a gene encoding LOW QUALITY PROTEIN: interferon regulatory factor 4a (The sequence of the model RefSeq protein was modified relative to this genomic sequence to represent the inferred CDS: inserted 1 base in 1 codon), whose amino-acid sequence is MHFEEDVNLSVSCGNGKLRQWLIDQIDSKSYLGLVWENVEKSIFRIPWKHAGKQDYNRDEDAALFKAWALFKGKYKEGVDKPDPPTWKTRLRCALNKSNDFDELVDRSQLDISEPYKVYRIIPEGVKRGAKLGNMEEPQARMNPHGYIPTYVPSTNQVSGYGSSQDSRDWREYPQAEQHPLQPPNTHPHGPLTELQYYATAAGSRPWSGALQENGVQCSGSFYTFSPESLTTLSTVEPSSAISDLGLHISLYYREALVKQVVTTSPEGCRITSYPPTPSSRTSPSTSSSACSSTSSSPCSEERPPGGGGGGGPEVVLFPVPFPESQRQGADKLPDVLEKGVMLWMGHDGLYAKRLCQGRVYWEGPLAPNKDKPNKLEKEFTCKLLDTQQFLTELQDYAHYGCRAPRHTVVLCFGDEYPDQQRHXEMITAQVTP